One window from the genome of Anaerococcus sp. Marseille-Q7828 encodes:
- a CDS encoding neutral zinc metallopeptidase, which produces MKWEDRERSSNVRRGPSANRGGGFGGNRGYRGPIFIPRGGKGGLGGIIFFLILMFIFRGISGMGTGSNNTNQNQPQQKGQYQTEMSSESTGRARLEDFLAVVLKDTEDVWHQIFNEMDAEYVEPTMVPYEGSTRSACGIAQSNMGPFYCPLDESIYIDVDFYNQLQNQFGTGGDFALAYVLAHEVGHHVQKQLGILDQTNKLRKTLSKKEYNKYSVAQELQADYFGGLFAYYVEERGYLDPGDIEEAMDAAAAIGDDRIQEMSGRNVNVDTFTHGSSAQRKEAFDLGYQYHDIKHSMTFFDNIQ; this is translated from the coding sequence ATGAAATGGGAAGATAGAGAGCGTAGCTCCAATGTTAGGAGAGGCCCTAGCGCAAATAGAGGCGGTGGTTTTGGGGGTAACCGAGGCTACAGAGGACCGATTTTTATACCACGTGGTGGTAAAGGAGGACTTGGTGGCATAATATTTTTCCTTATACTGATGTTTATATTTAGAGGTATAAGTGGAATGGGAACAGGTTCTAACAATACTAATCAAAATCAACCACAACAAAAAGGACAATACCAAACAGAGATGAGCAGCGAGAGTACCGGTCGCGCGAGGCTAGAAGATTTCCTTGCAGTTGTTCTAAAAGATACTGAAGATGTATGGCACCAAATATTTAACGAAATGGATGCAGAATATGTTGAACCAACAATGGTTCCTTATGAGGGATCAACAAGGTCAGCCTGTGGCATAGCTCAATCAAATATGGGGCCATTTTATTGTCCACTTGATGAAAGTATATATATAGACGTAGACTTTTACAATCAACTTCAAAATCAGTTTGGAACTGGTGGAGACTTTGCTCTAGCTTATGTATTGGCTCATGAAGTCGGTCACCACGTACAAAAACAGCTAGGAATATTAGACCAAACAAATAAATTGAGAAAAACTCTGTCAAAAAAAGAATACAACAAGTATTCAGTAGCCCAAGAGCTACAGGCAGATTATTTTGGCGGACTATTTGCCTACTATGTAGAAGAACGTGGATACCTTGACCCAGGCGATATAGAAGAAGCAATGGATGCAGCAGCAGCCATTGGAGACGATAGAATCCAAGAAATGTCAGGAAGAAATGTTAATGTAGACACATTCACCCACGGTTCATCAGCTCAAAGAAAAGAAGCCTTTGACTTAGGCTATCAATACCACGACATAAAACACTCTATGACATTTTTTGACAATATACAGTAA
- a CDS encoding thermonuclease family protein, whose protein sequence is MRKYISKLMIIIMLFILSACQIEDQNEDSYYQTGEVEWIVDGDTAHIIIDGEKQKVRFTGINTPEYNPQKGIREHYGKEAFHYTKDMIKNKTVYLEKDISNTDKHGRLLRYIWLEKPGDPTNPTKEELGKINLNGKLVKEGYAFAGNYKPDVKYKEVFDEFENYAKENNKGMWK, encoded by the coding sequence ATGAGAAAATATATAAGTAAATTGATGATAATTATCATGCTATTTATACTATCAGCCTGTCAAATAGAAGATCAAAACGAAGACTCATATTATCAAACAGGGGAAGTGGAATGGATAGTTGATGGGGATACAGCTCATATTATAATCGATGGAGAAAAACAAAAAGTACGTTTTACAGGAATAAATACTCCTGAATATAATCCCCAAAAGGGAATCAGAGAACACTACGGAAAAGAAGCCTTCCACTACACAAAAGATATGATTAAAAACAAAACGGTTTACCTAGAAAAGGACATATCAAATACTGACAAACACGGCAGACTCCTAAGATATATATGGCTAGAAAAACCAGGAGATCCTACAAATCCCACAAAAGAAGAACTAGGAAAAATAAATCTAAATGGCAAATTGGTAAAAGAAGGCTATGCCTTTGCTGGAAACTATAAACCAGATGTTAAATACAAAGAAGTATTTGATGAATTTGAAAATTATGCCAAAGAAAATAATAAGGGAATGTGGAAATGA
- the selD gene encoding selenide, water dikinase SelD: MNSLEVCGGCNAKIAAGNLDKLLNDIKPYKRDDILVGFDKKDDAAVIDIDGENCVIQTLDFFPTMVEDPYTFGQIAAANALSDVYAMGGEVISALNIVTFPLEGDYDVLKQILKGGNDKVSEAKASLTGGHSIHDKTIKYGLSVTGKVKKKYIWKNNTPKDQDVILLSKKIGTSLVTSNYAQGLVSKADFDKCIEQMTTLNKYARDIFVKYDIHAATDITGFGLLGHLSEMAGDDFSIIIDSKSLPILEPALKLAGEFLYSAGGQNNRNYLDGKVEFINDNFAMEEVLFDPQTSGGLCVAVSSDEAKKIIDEFKENGLDIWQIGQVKKKRSYSIIVK; the protein is encoded by the coding sequence ATGAATTCTTTGGAAGTTTGTGGAGGTTGTAATGCAAAAATCGCTGCAGGAAATCTCGATAAATTGTTAAATGATATAAAACCTTATAAGCGCGACGATATCCTGGTCGGTTTTGATAAAAAAGATGATGCAGCTGTCATTGATATAGACGGAGAAAATTGTGTAATTCAAACTCTTGATTTCTTCCCAACTATGGTCGAAGACCCATATACTTTCGGTCAGATTGCTGCTGCTAATGCCCTAAGTGACGTTTATGCTATGGGTGGTGAAGTTATTTCTGCCCTAAACATAGTAACTTTTCCCTTAGAGGGAGATTATGATGTCCTAAAACAAATACTAAAAGGCGGCAACGACAAGGTTTCTGAGGCTAAGGCTTCTCTTACTGGTGGGCATTCTATCCACGACAAAACTATCAAATATGGCCTTTCGGTGACTGGCAAAGTTAAGAAAAAATACATTTGGAAAAATAATACTCCAAAAGATCAAGATGTGATTTTGCTTAGCAAAAAAATTGGAACTTCTCTTGTAACATCAAATTATGCACAAGGATTGGTGAGTAAGGCTGATTTTGATAAGTGTATAGAGCAAATGACAACTTTAAATAAGTATGCCAGAGATATATTTGTTAAATACGATATACATGCAGCTACTGATATTACTGGATTTGGTCTTTTAGGACATTTATCTGAGATGGCTGGAGATGATTTTTCTATAATAATCGATTCTAAGAGTCTACCTATACTAGAACCCGCGCTAAAGCTAGCTGGTGAATTTTTGTATTCTGCTGGTGGGCAAAATAATAGAAATTATCTAGATGGCAAAGTTGAATTTATAAATGACAATTTTGCCATGGAAGAAGTATTGTTCGATCCTCAAACATCAGGTGGTCTATGTGTAGCAGTAAGTAGTGATGAAGCTAAAAAAATAATAGATGAATTTAAGGAAAATGGTCTTGATATTTGGCAAATAGGCCAAGTAAAGAAGAAAAGATCTTATTCTATAATTGTAAAATAA
- the yedF gene encoding sulfurtransferase-like selenium metabolism protein YedF → MKNLDCIGKVCPIPVIETKKMMAENPDEKDFEILVDNEVATQNISKMAKELKIESSVEKVSDGFYKVSLHKTKESLEQVSSENQSIETNSSYVVAISDDKMGNGDEEFSKSLLEGFIYALTEQDQLPSKVIFYNKGVYLTTLNEKTVEDLKTLKERGVEILSCGLCLGNYEVKEKLQVGEITNMYKIVEIMRSNHLVNPC, encoded by the coding sequence ATGAAAAATTTAGATTGTATCGGTAAAGTTTGTCCAATTCCTGTAATTGAAACAAAAAAAATGATGGCTGAAAATCCAGATGAAAAAGACTTTGAAATCTTAGTAGATAATGAAGTGGCAACACAAAATATTTCAAAGATGGCCAAGGAATTAAAAATCGAATCAAGTGTAGAAAAAGTAAGTGATGGATTTTACAAAGTAAGTTTACACAAAACTAAGGAAAGCTTAGAACAAGTTAGTTCAGAAAACCAATCTATTGAAACTAATAGCTCATATGTTGTGGCAATATCTGATGATAAGATGGGAAATGGAGACGAAGAATTTTCAAAAAGTCTGCTTGAAGGCTTCATCTACGCTCTAACAGAACAAGATCAACTACCAAGCAAGGTAATTTTCTACAACAAAGGAGTGTACTTAACTACACTTAACGAAAAAACTGTTGAAGATTTAAAAACTTTAAAAGAAAGAGGAGTTGAAATTCTATCATGCGGTCTTTGCCTGGGAAACTATGAAGTCAAAGAAAAACTTCAGGTTGGTGAGATAACAAATATGTACAAGATTGTTGAAATAATGAGATCTAACCACCTAGTAAATCCATGCTAG
- a CDS encoding DUF3343 domain-containing protein yields the protein MLEETFVLFSFENFNDPAKALDKVKDFEKARLIPLPPEIDAGCGYALRIREDDLKKALDILVEGDFDKIFSLKKDSNKKRIIEEYVF from the coding sequence ATGCTAGAAGAAACTTTTGTCCTATTTTCTTTTGAAAATTTCAATGACCCAGCAAAGGCCTTGGACAAGGTAAAAGACTTTGAAAAAGCAAGACTAATTCCCCTCCCACCTGAGATTGATGCAGGCTGTGGCTATGCACTTAGGATAAGAGAAGATGATTTAAAAAAAGCATTAGATATCTTAGTTGAAGGTGATTTCGATAAGATTTTTAGTCTAAAAAAAGATTCCAATAAGAAAAGGATTATAGAAGAATATGTATTTTGA
- a CDS encoding aminotransferase class V-fold PLP-dependent enzyme, producing MYFDNAATTIHKPKEVGEKLSCAITSGKYGNPSRSGHALSQNTMLAIFESKKELAKLVHINNPSDIVFTENASFALNFIIKSLIKENDHLITTTTEHNSVLRPLYQTGADLSFLDFDDNFDLEYEKLPSLLKENTSFIVTNSASNLLANVNDLDRLHSFAKANNLIMIVDLAQSLGLIDIDISRYDNALFAFTGHKSLYGPSGTGGIIKNGDFEFENVFSGGSGIKSFAKDHPSDFPTVFEVGTANFISQIALKDGIQFVNEIGVYNIYKHLENLTRRFYKGVEEIPEIKLYSKKPDGRLISPIVSLNLPNFSSDELALVLDEEYDIQTRPASHCAPLIHKHFGTEKCGIVRFSFSYFNTIDEIDQSIKILWGIAEKY from the coding sequence ATGTATTTTGACAATGCAGCTACAACAATTCATAAACCAAAAGAAGTAGGTGAGAAATTATCTTGCGCAATAACTAGCGGTAAATATGGCAATCCTTCTAGGTCGGGCCATGCTTTGTCTCAAAATACAATGTTGGCAATATTTGAAAGTAAAAAAGAACTAGCAAAATTGGTCCATATAAACAATCCATCTGATATAGTATTTACAGAAAATGCAAGCTTTGCCCTAAATTTTATTATCAAATCTCTAATAAAGGAAAATGATCATTTAATAACGACAACTACTGAGCATAATTCTGTTCTTAGGCCCCTTTACCAAACTGGAGCAGACCTTTCCTTTTTAGACTTTGATGATAACTTTGACTTGGAATATGAAAAGCTCCCATCTTTACTAAAAGAAAACACTAGCTTTATAGTCACTAATTCTGCTTCAAATCTCTTGGCCAATGTAAACGATTTGGATAGACTCCACAGTTTTGCCAAAGCAAATAATCTTATCATGATAGTTGATCTAGCCCAATCTCTTGGTCTTATCGATATAGATATTTCTAGATACGATAATGCACTCTTTGCCTTTACTGGCCATAAGTCTCTCTATGGACCTAGTGGGACTGGCGGAATTATTAAAAATGGAGATTTTGAATTTGAAAATGTATTTTCCGGTGGTTCTGGGATAAAATCATTTGCAAAAGACCATCCTAGTGATTTCCCAACAGTATTTGAAGTAGGAACAGCAAATTTTATAAGCCAAATTGCCTTAAAAGATGGAATACAGTTTGTAAATGAAATAGGCGTTTACAATATCTATAAGCATTTGGAAAATCTAACAAGGAGATTTTATAAGGGTGTTGAAGAAATACCAGAAATTAAATTATATTCCAAGAAGCCTGATGGAAGGTTAATAAGTCCAATAGTATCTCTAAATTTGCCTAATTTCTCCTCAGATGAGCTTGCCTTGGTACTTGATGAAGAATATGACATACAGACAAGGCCAGCTTCTCATTGCGCACCTCTGATTCACAAACATTTTGGAACTGAAAAATGTGGTATAGTAAGATTTTCATTTTCATATTTTAATACAATTGATGAAATTGATCAGTCTATAAAGATATTATGGGGAATTGCAGAAAAATATTAA
- a CDS encoding XdhC/CoxI family protein: MKAEILQAIYKENQLGRDAALCFLIENKGSTPGEDNSVMAVFSDGSILGTVGGGAIEKDLIRRTMEGMKEGNSFEFDYNLSKNGELKMSCGGNSRGYVKYFKSSNRLLIFGAGHVSQKLARIASKTGFDVSVVDDRSEFKNSPDFADIKEYIAEDLKSATDKIDFDDKKTYIVLCNRGHSYDKETLECLVDKDFAYLGMIGSKAKVIGLFDQLKAEGIDEKFLNRIYTPIGLDIDNGSVEEIAISIMAEILMVKNNKDGKIQKLK; the protein is encoded by the coding sequence ATGAAGGCAGAGATTTTACAAGCAATTTATAAAGAAAATCAATTGGGAAGAGATGCTGCCCTATGCTTTTTGATTGAAAATAAGGGCTCTACTCCAGGTGAAGATAATTCAGTAATGGCAGTATTTTCTGATGGATCAATTCTTGGAACAGTCGGTGGTGGAGCTATAGAAAAAGATCTTATAAGAAGAACAATGGAAGGCATGAAAGAGGGAAATTCCTTTGAATTTGATTACAATCTTTCCAAAAATGGTGAACTTAAAATGTCTTGTGGTGGTAATTCCAGAGGTTATGTTAAATATTTTAAGTCAAGTAATAGACTTTTAATATTTGGTGCAGGTCACGTTTCTCAAAAACTTGCCAGGATTGCAAGCAAAACAGGATTTGATGTAAGTGTTGTTGATGATAGATCAGAATTCAAAAATTCTCCAGATTTTGCTGATATAAAAGAATATATTGCAGAAGATTTAAAATCAGCAACTGATAAAATAGATTTTGATGATAAGAAAACCTATATAGTCCTATGCAACAGGGGTCATTCCTATGATAAGGAAACTTTGGAATGTCTAGTTGATAAGGACTTTGCTTATCTAGGTATGATTGGTTCAAAAGCAAAAGTTATTGGCTTATTTGACCAGCTAAAAGCTGAGGGAATTGATGAAAAATTTTTAAATAGAATCTATACTCCTATAGGTCTAGACATTGATAATGGATCTGTAGAAGAGATTGCTATATCAATCATGGCTGAAATTCTTATGGTAAAAAATAATAAGGATGGAAAAATCCAAAAACTAAAGTAA
- the yqeB gene encoding selenium-dependent molybdenum cofactor biosynthesis protein YqeB, producing the protein MNKNLIIVRGGGDVATGTIQKLNRVGFDVLVLEIDKPTCIRRNVAVGQAIYDGEIQIEDIKAVRCDNIDDIETAFENSNVAVTVDPEGKYIKELQPLAVVDGILAKKNLGTSKDMAPITIGLGPGFEAGIDVDVVIETNRGHDLGRLIFEGFAQANTGNPGNINGYTRERILRASDDGKLHIIKDLGSVVKKGQAVASVNGNEILSGLDGMVRGMINEGTEVFKGMKIGDVDPRVIPRNANTISDKARLIGGGSLEVILIMKKRKNL; encoded by the coding sequence ATGAATAAAAATCTAATAATTGTAAGAGGTGGAGGAGATGTTGCAACAGGAACTATCCAAAAGCTAAATAGAGTTGGATTTGATGTTTTAGTTTTAGAGATAGATAAACCAACTTGTATTAGAAGAAATGTTGCTGTAGGGCAAGCTATTTATGATGGCGAAATTCAAATTGAAGATATCAAGGCAGTAAGATGTGACAATATAGATGATATAGAAACAGCCTTTGAAAACTCAAATGTTGCAGTAACAGTCGACCCAGAAGGGAAGTATATCAAAGAACTTCAACCCCTAGCTGTAGTAGATGGGATACTAGCAAAGAAAAATCTAGGTACAAGTAAGGATATGGCTCCAATTACAATAGGCCTAGGGCCAGGTTTTGAAGCAGGCATCGATGTTGATGTTGTTATAGAAACTAATAGGGGACATGATCTCGGTAGATTGATTTTTGAAGGCTTTGCTCAAGCAAATACAGGAAATCCAGGTAATATCAATGGATACACAAGAGAAAGAATCCTCAGAGCATCAGACGATGGTAAACTTCATATTATTAAAGACCTAGGATCCGTTGTAAAAAAGGGACAAGCTGTAGCTAGTGTCAATGGAAATGAAATACTTTCTGGTCTTGATGGCATGGTTCGTGGCATGATTAATGAAGGAACTGAAGTTTTTAAGGGAATGAAAATAGGAGATGTGGATCCTAGGGTTATACCAAGAAATGCCAATACTATATCCGATAAGGCAAGACTTATTGGTGGGGGTTCTCTTGAAGTAATTCTCATCATGAAAAAAAGGAAGAATCTATGA
- a CDS encoding nucleotidyltransferase family protein: MKINAILMASGLSTRMGENKLFLDFKDKKIYQHTLDLLKELDLNKVIVVSSYDKILKEAEEMGFVSILNEDNEVGKSSSIKLGVRECDDEAMMFFVADQPLLTIETCNKLIDAYKEKELITYPVVNDRRGAPVIFPNSYKDGLYNLEGDQGGMILAYKQEVNKVEIRDESELLDIDTVKAYEDMKEKYE; this comes from the coding sequence ATGAAAATTAATGCAATACTTATGGCATCTGGTCTCTCTACAAGGATGGGTGAAAATAAGTTATTTTTAGACTTTAAAGACAAAAAAATATACCAACATACCTTGGACTTATTAAAAGAGCTTGATTTAAACAAGGTAATAGTAGTATCAAGTTATGATAAAATCCTAAAAGAAGCAGAAGAAATGGGATTTGTTTCCATACTTAATGAAGATAATGAAGTTGGCAAATCATCTTCTATAAAACTTGGTGTGAGAGAATGTGATGATGAAGCCATGATGTTTTTTGTAGCTGACCAACCTCTATTGACTATTGAAACTTGCAACAAACTAATAGATGCCTATAAAGAAAAAGAACTTATCACCTATCCTGTTGTAAATGATAGGCGTGGGGCACCAGTAATTTTCCCAAATTCCTACAAAGATGGACTATATAATCTTGAAGGAGACCAGGGAGGTATGATTTTAGCTTACAAGCAAGAAGTAAATAAGGTTGAGATAAGAGACGAAAGCGAGCTTCTTGATATTGACACTGTTAAGGCTTACGAAGATATGAAGGAAAAGTATGAATAA
- the yqeC gene encoding selenium cofactor biosynthesis protein YqeC: MEKLSDIFQIKENDVISITGTGGKTTLMFSLAQALSKNGPVLLTTSTKIRVPDNGFDKLYKSFEDYKKPDSNEIIVLGDFISEKNKLKSVGYDNLKNIIKDFAYVLIEADGSRNLPLKFWHDYEPVIYDFSTKVIGVFSIKVYDKIPSSDFIYNYENYVKYIGNDVIDYKTFNNLISYEKGLFKGFTKDKFVFINQVESKAEINQARTIIKHDKSGIKIVYGSVKKEKFYEN; encoded by the coding sequence ATGGAAAAACTAAGTGACATTTTTCAAATAAAAGAAAATGATGTAATTTCTATTACAGGCACAGGGGGTAAGACTACTTTGATGTTTAGTCTTGCCCAAGCTTTATCGAAAAATGGACCAGTACTTTTAACAACGTCAACCAAGATAAGAGTTCCTGATAATGGTTTTGATAAGCTTTATAAATCATTTGAAGACTATAAAAAGCCAGATAGTAATGAAATAATCGTTCTAGGAGACTTTATAAGTGAGAAAAACAAGCTTAAATCAGTGGGCTATGATAATCTTAAAAATATAATAAAGGACTTTGCCTATGTACTTATAGAAGCAGATGGTTCTCGCAATCTTCCACTTAAATTTTGGCACGATTATGAGCCAGTAATTTACGATTTTTCCACCAAAGTAATAGGAGTTTTTTCGATCAAAGTTTACGATAAAATTCCAAGCTCTGACTTTATTTATAACTATGAAAACTATGTAAAATATATTGGAAATGATGTCATAGATTACAAAACATTTAACAATCTCATATCATATGAAAAAGGCTTATTTAAAGGGTTTACTAAAGATAAGTTTGTTTTTATTAACCAAGTGGAAAGTAAAGCTGAAATAAATCAAGCACGTACTATCATAAAGCACGATAAGTCGGGTATTAAAATAGTATATGGATCAGTAAAAAAGGAGAAATTTTATGAAAATTAA
- the xdh gene encoding selenium-dependent xanthine dehydrogenase yields MANILIGKKIENQSPFIVNINNKTYETYEDKTLLRFLRDDLHITSVKDGCSQGACGTCTVIVDDKRYPACTQKLSKLKDKEVLTIEGLSDKEKNAFVYAFGKVGAVQCGFCTPGMVMSGMAIIKNNPNPSREEIANGIKSNICRCTGYVKIIEGIKLASEILSGKISIEKEDKDLYKVGDKMIRIDAHDKVLGIGEYVDDMQVDDLNYASAIRSKYPRAKILKIDYTKALEVPGVIGVLTAEDVPNNKVGHIQQDWDVFIAEGDITRSQGDAICLVVAENEKALAEGKKLVEIEYEELPTVSSIEEAEAPDAPLIHSTGNLCQERHVSRGDADAAFEKCAYVVEEEYSTPFTEHAFLEPECAIGEPYKNGVKLYTTDQSVYDTRKETLIMFGWQDEPDRVVVENKLIGGGFGGKEDVSVQHLAALAAYKYQRKIKIKLSRDDSLKFHPKRHAMKAKFKLGCDEEGNFLAMQATIKMDTGAYASLCGPVLERACTHSVGPYHYENTKIDGYGYYTNNPPAGAFRGFGVCQSNFALESNINLLAEKAGLDPFEIRYKNAIRPGEVLPNGQIADSSTALIETLDAIKDKYYANKDRAGIACAMKNAGVGVGLPDKGRAKLVVNGDRVELYCAASDLGQGAQTVFAQMVADVLDLPLNKIDIMQPNSENSPDSGTSSGSRQTLISGEAIKKVSEKLKADMDKDGLENLDGNEYFHEYFDPTDPLNSDKENPKSHIAYGFSTNLVILNDDGSIRSIDAAFDAGKVINPLAIEGQIEGGVVMGLGYALTEDFKLDRSVVKAKYGTLGLWRAPMVPEINPILVSKPDDELLDRAFGAKGVGEIATIPIAAATQGAYYVLDGDLRRDFPMRDTFYSKPKKEFNGKTK; encoded by the coding sequence ATGGCGAATATTTTAATTGGAAAAAAAATAGAAAATCAATCACCATTTATTGTAAATATAAATAACAAGACATACGAAACCTATGAAGACAAGACTCTCTTAAGATTTCTTAGGGACGATTTACATATAACAAGTGTCAAAGATGGTTGTTCCCAGGGAGCTTGTGGTACTTGCACTGTTATAGTTGATGATAAAAGATATCCAGCTTGTACACAAAAACTATCCAAACTTAAGGATAAAGAAGTTTTAACCATAGAGGGTTTAAGTGATAAAGAAAAAAATGCCTTTGTCTATGCCTTTGGCAAAGTTGGAGCTGTCCAATGTGGTTTCTGTACACCAGGTATGGTTATGAGTGGGATGGCTATTATCAAAAACAATCCAAATCCTAGTCGTGAAGAAATTGCAAATGGAATCAAATCAAATATTTGTAGGTGTACAGGTTATGTAAAGATCATCGAAGGCATAAAGCTTGCTTCTGAAATATTAAGTGGCAAAATCTCAATTGAAAAGGAAGATAAGGATTTATATAAAGTCGGAGATAAGATGATTAGGATCGATGCTCACGATAAAGTCCTAGGTATCGGTGAATACGTAGACGATATGCAAGTTGATGACCTAAACTATGCATCTGCTATTAGAAGTAAGTATCCTCGTGCTAAAATACTAAAAATCGATTACACAAAAGCACTTGAAGTTCCAGGAGTTATAGGTGTTTTAACAGCAGAAGATGTTCCAAACAACAAGGTTGGACATATCCAACAAGACTGGGATGTTTTCATAGCTGAGGGTGATATTACAAGAAGCCAAGGTGATGCAATTTGCTTAGTAGTTGCAGAAAACGAAAAAGCTTTAGCTGAAGGAAAGAAACTTGTTGAAATCGAATACGAAGAGCTACCTACAGTTTCTTCAATAGAAGAAGCAGAAGCTCCAGATGCACCACTTATCCACTCAACAGGAAACTTATGTCAAGAAAGACACGTATCTCGCGGTGATGCGGATGCTGCCTTTGAAAAATGTGCTTATGTAGTAGAAGAAGAATACTCCACACCATTTACTGAACATGCATTTTTAGAGCCAGAATGTGCTATAGGCGAACCATACAAAAATGGTGTAAAACTATATACAACTGACCAATCAGTCTACGATACTAGGAAAGAAACACTAATAATGTTTGGCTGGCAAGATGAACCTGATAGAGTTGTTGTAGAAAACAAACTTATTGGCGGTGGTTTTGGAGGTAAAGAAGACGTATCTGTCCAACACCTTGCAGCTCTTGCAGCCTACAAATATCAAAGAAAAATTAAGATTAAATTATCAAGGGATGATTCTCTTAAATTCCATCCAAAACGTCATGCTATGAAGGCTAAATTTAAACTTGGGTGTGACGAAGAAGGAAATTTCCTTGCCATGCAAGCAACAATCAAAATGGACACAGGAGCCTATGCATCACTTTGTGGACCGGTATTAGAACGTGCTTGTACTCACTCTGTAGGACCATATCACTATGAAAATACAAAAATTGATGGATATGGATACTACACAAACAACCCACCTGCAGGAGCCTTTAGAGGATTTGGTGTTTGCCAATCAAACTTTGCGTTAGAAAGTAACATTAACCTATTAGCTGAAAAAGCAGGTCTTGACCCATTTGAGATTAGATATAAGAACGCCATCAGACCTGGTGAAGTCTTACCAAATGGTCAAATAGCAGATTCATCGACAGCCCTAATTGAAACTCTTGATGCAATAAAAGATAAATATTATGCTAACAAGGATCGTGCTGGTATAGCTTGTGCTATGAAAAATGCTGGTGTTGGTGTAGGTCTTCCTGATAAAGGCAGGGCAAAACTTGTTGTAAATGGAGATAGAGTAGAACTTTACTGTGCTGCAAGTGACCTTGGCCAAGGTGCACAAACAGTATTTGCACAAATGGTAGCAGATGTGCTAGATTTGCCATTAAATAAGATTGATATAATGCAACCTAATTCTGAAAACTCACCAGATTCTGGTACATCTTCAGGATCTCGTCAAACCCTGATATCTGGAGAAGCTATTAAAAAAGTTTCAGAAAAATTAAAGGCTGATATGGATAAAGACGGCCTTGAAAACCTAGATGGCAATGAATATTTCCACGAATATTTTGATCCAACAGACCCATTAAATTCTGACAAAGAAAATCCAAAATCCCATATTGCCTATGGTTTTTCAACAAACCTGGTAATATTAAATGATGATGGATCCATCAGATCAATTGATGCAGCCTTTGATGCTGGTAAGGTAATTAACCCACTTGCTATCGAAGGACAAATCGAAGGTGGAGTTGTGATGGGACTTGGTTATGCCCTTACCGAAGATTTCAAACTTGATAGGTCAGTAGTAAAGGCTAAATACGGTACTCTTGGCCTATGGAGAGCACCTATGGTTCCAGAAATCAATCCAATCTTAGTAAGCAAGCCAGACGATGAACTACTTGATAGGGCATTTGGTGCCAAAGGTGTTGGCGAGATAGCAACAATACCAATAGCAGCGGCCACCCAAGGAGCCTATTATGTACTTGATGGTGATTTAAGACGTGATTTCCCAATGAGAGATACTTTCTACAGCAAGCCAAAAAAGGAATTCAATGGAAAAACTAAGTGA